The Lathyrus oleraceus cultivar Zhongwan6 chromosome 5, CAAS_Psat_ZW6_1.0, whole genome shotgun sequence genome includes the window CACTAGtgtcacacattatttcaaatgGTTTACTCTAATCAGGTGGTTGCATAATAGTTGTTGTAATGAGAGCATTTTTCAGATGTTTGAACGCTTTTAAGCAGTCTTCATCAAATATGAATTCGTCATCTTTCATTGGTAAACCTGTTAGTGGTTTggttattttagagaaatctttaatgaatcaTCGGTAGAAACCGGTGTGTCCTAAGAAACTCCGAATTTCTCTAACGGTTTTAGGAGGCTTAATATTTTCTATAATTTCTATTTTTGCTTTATCCATTTCAATTCCTTAGTAGGATACAACATGTTCAAGTATGTttccttgtcggaccatgaaatgacatttttcctAATTTAATACGAGATTGACTTTAGCGCATCTTTCTAGTACCATTTCTAGGTTCAAAAGACATCCTTAAAAACTTTGCCCACAAACAGAGAAGTTTTCCATAAACACTTCCATTACATCGTCTATAAAATCAACAAAGATCGACATCATACATCTCTGAAATGTTGCAGGCGCGTTACACAGTCCAAACACCATTCTTCGATAAGCAAATGTACCATAAGGACAAGTGAAggtagtcttttcttggtcatcaggatgaataggaatttggaaGAATCCTGAGTATCCGTTAAAATAATAGAAATGAGAATGTTTAGCcagtcgttcaagcatttgatcgatGAAAGGCAATGGAAAATAATCTTTACGAGTGGCTTTATTCAGTtttctatagtctatgcacatcCTCCATCCGGTTTGAATTCGTTTTTCTATGGATTCTCCCTTTTCGTCACTGACAATCGTAATACTTCCCTTCTTTGGTACGACATGTACTAGGCTGACCCAGTTACTGTCGGATATCGGGTATATAATTCCTGCTTCTAATAGCTTTTGTACCTCCTTTTTTAGTACATCACTCAAGATAGGATTTATTCTTCTCTAGTGTTCTTTAGAGGTTTTACAGTCCACCTCTAGCATAATGTGAGGCATTCATATAgagggacttattccttttaggtcCGAGATGTTATAGCCTAAAGTTGTTGGATACTTTCTTAAGACATAAAGTAATTTTTAGGTTTCTATCTGTCCTAAGTCCGCTTTGACTATTACCGGTTGTTCAAGTTCGGTGTCTAGGAATTCATACCTTAGGTCTTCGGGTAGTGTTTTAAGTTCTACAGAaggtttctttgggcatggcatTGGATTGGGCGTTAGTGCTAGACATTCCCTCAGATTGTCATCTACGTACGGATCATGCCAATTATCGTCTTCGAATATAGGAGGCGCTGGAATCTTTAGTACTTAAGTACACTTAGATGGTTCCCTCTCCATTTCTTTCACGCATTCTTTGATGACGTCTAAGAGACAACATGAATCTTCTATAGCTGGCGCCTGTAAGAATTGAGCTAAAATAAATTCAACTTTTTCTTCCCTAACTTGGAAAGTTAgctttcctttcttgacatctatgATGGTTCTAGTTGTGAATAAAAAGGCTCTTCCTAAAATAATAGGGATGTGGGAATCCTCCTTTATATCCATTGTCACAAAGCCGGTGGGAATGTAGAATTTACCTATACAAACGAGAATGTTCTCTAGCATATCTATTGGAAATTTAACAGAATGGTCAGCTAGTTGTAGAGACATCTCCGTTGGTCTTAGTTCTCCTAAATTGAGTTTCTTGCATGTGGATAAAGGCATTAAACTAACACTGGCTCCTAAGTCGCACATAGCTTTGTCTATATTAAATTTTCCGATTACACATGGTATggaaaaactaccagggtctttcaGCTTAGGAGACATGTTGTTCTGAATAATagcgctacactcagcagtaagcATAACAGTTTCGTTATCCTCAAACTTTTTATTATTAGATAAGATTTATTTAAGGAATTTAGCATATGAAGGCATTTGTGTAGTGGTTTCTGTGAATGGTATAGTGATATTAAGCTGCTTCAGAAGTTCTATCAATTTCTTAAATTGTCCTACATTTTTGGACTTAGCAAATCTTTGAGGACAAGGTATATGTGGCTTGTATGGTGGAGGAGGCACATAAGGCGCTTCTTTATCTTCTGCTTCTCCACTTTTGTCTTCCTTTCCATCATTGGTTGGTTCATTTACCTTTTCAGTTCCTTTACCAGAGTTTTGATACATGGTTGGGTTTTGGAGTCTTGGGTCAACTGGTTCATCTAATTCTGTCCCACTTCGCAATGTGATAGCATTAGCATGACCTTTTGGGTTTGGTTGTGGTTGACTAGGAAATGCTCCAGCTAGGGCTGCTATTGTTgcttgttgttgggctacttgGGAAATTTGGGTTTCCAACATTTTATTATGGGTAGCCATATCATCAAGCTTACTTGACATTTGCTTCATCAGTTCACTAGTATGAGCATTTTGATTTGCGAAATCCTTGTTTTGTTGAGCTTGAGCATTCATAAAGTTTTCTATCATGATCTCTAAATTTGACTTTTGAGGTGCTTGTGGAGCAATATGGGCTCCTTTCTGATAACCAGGTGGAATAGTAGGTGTTGGGTTTAGAGGAAATAAAGAATTGTTATATTTACAAGAAAGGTTCTGATGGTTTCTCCAGCCAGGATTGTAAGTATAGGAATATGGGTTTCCTTGAGCGTAATTGACTTGGTCGAAAGGAATACAAACCAATAACTGACAATCAACATTAGTGTGCCCTAGGGTTCCACACAATTAACATTTTAGTGTTACAGCAGGCTAAGCTTTCAATCTTTTAAGTAAGTGCATCCATTTTAACATTGATGCGGTCTATGCCATTGACTTCGTACACTCCGCCTTTCAGAGTTGGTTTTTCTACTG containing:
- the LOC127079083 gene encoding uncharacterized protein LOC127079083 gives rise to the protein MSPKLKDPGSFSIPCVIGKFNIDKAMCDLGASVSLMPLSTCKKLNLGELRPTEMSLQLADHSVKFPIDMLENILVCIGKFYIPTGFVTMDIKEDSHIPIILGRAFLFTTRTIIDVKKGKLTFQVREEKVEFILAQFLQAPAIEDSCCLLDVIKECVKEMEREPSKCT